The Allochromatium tepidum genome has a window encoding:
- a CDS encoding glycosyltransferase, translating into MSQPPRIACFLSTSGHSGVDRLARHLLPALIGRGYRVDLLKVREHGPHLEHCDPLPRIVDLGTAHTLMALPAVVRYLRRERPAVMLSDKDRVNRLALAARALAGTPTRLILRSGITISVDLDSRGVLDRWVQRRSMGLLYRFADRVLVPSLGAADDMAAYTGLERARIRAVPSPVVPARLFDQALPVPDHPWFAPGQPPLILSVGELCGRKDFATLVRAFARLRARRPVRLMILGEGRHRERLLALAASLGVGEDFALPGFVPQPYAYMAHAALFAFSSRWEGLPFVPVEALAVGTPVVSTDCPSGPREILDDGRYGPLVPVGDDAALAEAMSATLDDPLPREELQRAARRFEIEAATSAYLDAMGLPAWA; encoded by the coding sequence ATGTCACAGCCACCCCGCATCGCCTGTTTTCTCTCCACCTCCGGTCACAGCGGCGTCGATCGGCTCGCGCGCCATCTGCTGCCGGCGCTCATCGGACGCGGCTATCGGGTCGATCTGCTCAAGGTCCGCGAGCATGGGCCGCATCTCGAACACTGTGATCCGTTGCCGCGCATCGTCGATCTCGGGACGGCGCACACACTGATGGCGCTGCCGGCCGTGGTGCGCTATCTGCGCCGCGAGCGTCCGGCGGTCATGCTCTCGGACAAGGACCGCGTCAACCGGCTGGCCTTGGCGGCACGCGCCCTGGCCGGTACGCCGACGCGGCTGATCCTGCGTTCCGGGATCACCATCTCGGTGGATCTGGACTCGCGCGGCGTGCTCGACCGCTGGGTCCAGCGCCGATCGATGGGGCTGCTGTATCGCTTCGCCGATCGCGTGCTGGTGCCGAGTCTCGGGGCCGCCGACGACATGGCGGCCTATACCGGGCTGGAGCGTGCACGCATCCGGGCCGTGCCCTCGCCCGTGGTGCCGGCGCGTCTGTTCGACCAAGCCCTGCCGGTGCCGGATCATCCCTGGTTCGCGCCCGGACAGCCGCCGCTGATCCTGAGTGTCGGTGAACTCTGCGGGCGCAAGGACTTCGCCACGCTCGTGCGCGCCTTCGCCCGTCTGCGCGCGCGGCGTCCGGTGCGGCTCATGATCCTCGGCGAGGGACGGCATCGCGAACGCCTGCTGGCGCTGGCCGCGAGCCTAGGGGTCGGAGAGGACTTCGCGCTTCCCGGTTTCGTACCCCAGCCCTATGCCTACATGGCCCATGCCGCGCTCTTCGCCTTCTCATCGCGCTGGGAAGGACTGCCCTTCGTGCCGGTCGAGGCGCTGGCGGTCGGTACGCCCGTGGTCTCGACCGACTGTCCGAGCGGTCCGCGCGAGATCCTGGATGACGGGCGCTATGGACCCCTGGTGCCGGTCGGCGACGACGCGGCGCTGGCCGAGGCCATGAGCGCCACGCTCGACGACCCGCTTCCGCGTGAGGAACTCCAGCGGGCGGCTCGCCGCTTCGAGATCGAGGCCGCGACCAGCGCCTATCTCGACGCCATGGGGCTGCCGGCCTGGGCCTGA
- the recC gene encoding exodeoxyribonuclease V subunit gamma, whose amino-acid sequence MLTEDLTSVADSDWPTGFMLIQGNRLEELRALLVAWMHRHPLAPLENETILVQSSGIAQWLKLALAATPDANETEGGLGIAAALDVMLPARFIWRVYRTVLGDLPETSPFDKAPLTWRLYRLLERLTGEAPLQASDIHCEALAPLRGFLAVDGLEAAPRRRYQLAERLADLFDQYQVYRADWLAAWGQGRDILIRHDGKPAALPASQGWQPVLWRALQADVRDEYGPDAPWLLQASRAEVHRAFLERAGQAEDRTPERLANLRAVGLPRRVIVFGLSSLPRQMLEVLEAIAPVCQVMLFVLNPCRHYWGDIIEGRDLFRRPYRRRSERKAPTDLDESEWHLHGHPLLAAWGKQGRDYLRLLDEHDDRAQYESYFQSHSLKIDLFDSPGADCLLHQLQDDILELRPLQERRDRGTVIDPERDRSLEFIVAHSPQREIEILHDRLLDEFERSARTDRPLQPREVLVMVPDIAVHAPHIQAVFGRFDPDDRRYIPFRITDQGQRHRNPLVIGLEHLLNLPRARFAVSELLDLLDIPALRTRFGLDEPDLPRLRLWIAGANVRWGLDAAQRAGLGLPEGLEQNTWRFGLRRLLLGFASGDAGPWRGVEPHDEVGGLEAALLGPLAQLLERLEAYWQCLTEPRSPAGWVELVGRLLDDFFAESSESDGVTLARILLELDAWEADCIRGGLGTEPIALEIVRDSLLARLDRPSLTQRFLGGAVNFATLMPMRAIPFRQIWLLGMNDGDYPRRRVPADFDLMANDYRPGDRSRREDDRYLFLEALLSAREKLVIGWVGRGIRDNSERPPSVLVGQLRDHLAAGWRRPDGDGAGLLAALTSVHPLQPFGRGYFEPGRAKTLFTYAREWRAVHDGAGATAVSAERLAPWLPETPVDLDQLQGFLRDPITALFDQRLRIKAPGEVVAPPDVETFALDGLGDWQIKDELISRTFEPGLDRSALEQRLHAGIARFQAQGRLPNGSLGERLGQTVIAYLPVLHTAWDAALSEWPRRLDRPIPVMVEVNVPAGRLVLEDVLSDLREGDDGRGQIILQTSGLTKDKHYQWRNTLRAWVRHLAAQLDGEPVTTRLLTPSGDARLEPVPVDEARERLEALLVVWWEGMQRPLPVALNAGMAWLDKDGPETLEDGTAPEELKAWNAALQAFDLDHTYNAYVGRCYDSFEALWSGGEFARWAHRLYGGLRKTISR is encoded by the coding sequence ATGCTCACCGAAGACTTGACGAGCGTTGCCGACTCAGACTGGCCGACCGGCTTCATGCTGATCCAGGGCAACCGGCTGGAGGAACTACGTGCGCTCCTGGTCGCCTGGATGCACCGTCATCCGCTCGCGCCGCTGGAGAACGAGACGATCCTGGTGCAGAGCAGCGGCATCGCGCAGTGGCTCAAGCTCGCGCTGGCCGCCACACCCGATGCCAACGAGACCGAGGGCGGCCTGGGTATCGCCGCCGCGCTCGATGTGATGTTGCCGGCGCGTTTCATCTGGCGCGTCTACCGCACCGTGCTCGGCGACCTGCCCGAGACCTCGCCCTTCGACAAGGCGCCCCTGACCTGGCGGCTGTATCGTCTGCTCGAACGACTCACGGGTGAGGCGCCGCTCCAGGCGAGCGACATCCACTGCGAGGCGCTTGCACCGCTGCGCGGCTTTCTGGCGGTCGATGGCCTGGAAGCCGCCCCGCGCCGGCGCTATCAGCTCGCCGAACGTCTGGCGGATCTGTTCGATCAATATCAGGTCTATCGTGCCGATTGGCTGGCGGCCTGGGGCCAGGGGCGCGACATTCTCATCCGCCACGACGGCAAGCCGGCCGCTCTGCCGGCCAGTCAGGGCTGGCAGCCGGTGCTCTGGCGTGCTCTGCAAGCCGACGTGCGTGACGAGTATGGCCCGGACGCGCCGTGGCTGCTCCAGGCCAGTCGCGCCGAGGTCCATCGGGCCTTCCTGGAGCGTGCCGGTCAGGCGGAGGATCGCACCCCGGAGCGCCTCGCGAATCTGCGCGCGGTCGGACTGCCGCGCCGGGTCATCGTCTTCGGTCTGTCCTCGCTGCCGCGTCAGATGCTGGAAGTGCTGGAGGCCATCGCGCCCGTGTGTCAGGTGATGCTGTTCGTGCTCAATCCCTGCCGGCACTACTGGGGCGACATCATCGAGGGTCGCGATCTGTTTCGCCGGCCCTATCGGCGCCGGTCGGAACGCAAGGCGCCGACGGATCTCGACGAGTCCGAATGGCATCTGCACGGTCATCCGCTGCTCGCGGCCTGGGGCAAGCAGGGACGCGACTATCTGCGCCTGCTCGACGAGCACGACGATCGCGCGCAATACGAATCCTATTTTCAGTCGCACAGTCTCAAGATCGACCTCTTCGACTCGCCAGGCGCCGACTGTCTGCTGCACCAGTTGCAGGACGACATCCTGGAACTGCGTCCGCTCCAGGAACGCCGGGACCGGGGAACCGTCATCGACCCCGAGCGCGACCGCAGTCTGGAGTTCATCGTCGCCCACAGCCCGCAGCGCGAGATCGAGATCCTGCACGACCGGCTGCTCGATGAGTTCGAGCGCTCGGCACGCACCGACCGTCCGCTCCAGCCGCGCGAGGTGCTGGTGATGGTGCCCGACATCGCCGTCCATGCGCCGCACATCCAGGCCGTCTTCGGGCGGTTCGATCCGGACGATCGGCGTTACATCCCGTTCCGGATCACCGATCAGGGTCAGCGTCATCGCAACCCGCTGGTCATCGGTCTGGAGCATCTGCTGAATCTGCCGCGCGCCCGCTTCGCCGTCAGCGAGCTGCTCGACCTGCTCGACATCCCGGCCCTGCGCACGCGCTTCGGTCTCGACGAGCCTGATCTGCCGCGCCTGCGTCTGTGGATCGCCGGGGCCAATGTGCGCTGGGGGCTGGATGCGGCCCAGCGTGCCGGCCTCGGGCTGCCCGAGGGGCTGGAGCAGAACACCTGGCGTTTCGGACTGCGCCGGCTGCTGCTGGGATTTGCCAGCGGTGACGCCGGACCCTGGCGCGGCGTGGAACCGCACGACGAGGTCGGCGGACTGGAGGCGGCGCTCCTGGGACCATTGGCGCAGTTGCTCGAACGGCTGGAAGCCTACTGGCAGTGTCTGACCGAGCCGCGTTCGCCGGCCGGCTGGGTCGAACTGGTCGGCAGGCTGCTGGACGACTTCTTCGCTGAGTCGAGCGAGTCCGATGGGGTCACGCTCGCGCGTATCCTGCTCGAACTCGACGCCTGGGAGGCCGATTGCATCCGGGGCGGTTTGGGCACGGAACCCATCGCGCTGGAGATCGTCCGCGATTCGCTCCTGGCCCGGCTCGATCGGCCGAGCCTGACACAGCGCTTCTTGGGCGGGGCGGTCAACTTCGCCACCCTGATGCCGATGCGCGCCATTCCTTTCCGCCAGATCTGGCTGCTGGGCATGAACGATGGCGACTATCCGCGCCGACGGGTGCCGGCCGACTTCGATCTCATGGCGAACGATTATCGGCCGGGAGATCGCTCGCGGCGTGAGGACGATCGTTATCTGTTTCTCGAAGCGTTGCTGTCGGCGCGCGAGAAGCTGGTCATCGGCTGGGTCGGGCGCGGCATCCGCGACAACAGCGAGCGTCCGCCCTCGGTGCTGGTCGGACAGTTGCGCGATCATCTGGCGGCCGGCTGGCGTCGGCCCGATGGCGACGGCGCCGGGCTGCTCGCCGCGCTGACCAGCGTGCATCCGCTCCAGCCGTTCGGGCGCGGCTATTTCGAACCGGGGCGGGCGAAGACGCTCTTCACCTATGCGCGCGAGTGGCGGGCGGTGCACGATGGCGCCGGAGCGACGGCGGTCAGCGCCGAGCGGCTCGCGCCCTGGTTGCCCGAGACGCCGGTCGATCTCGATCAGCTCCAGGGCTTTCTGCGCGATCCGATCACGGCGTTGTTCGATCAGCGCTTGCGGATCAAGGCGCCGGGCGAGGTCGTCGCGCCGCCCGATGTGGAGACCTTCGCGCTCGACGGTCTCGGGGACTGGCAGATCAAGGACGAACTGATCAGCCGGACCTTCGAGCCGGGGCTGGACAGGTCGGCACTGGAGCAGCGTCTGCACGCCGGTATCGCGCGCTTCCAGGCGCAGGGACGGCTGCCGAATGGGAGTCTGGGCGAGCGTCTGGGGCAAACGGTCATCGCCTATCTGCCGGTGCTCCATACCGCTTGGGACGCGGCCCTGAGCGAATGGCCCCGGAGGCTCGATCGTCCGATTCCGGTCATGGTGGAGGTCAATGTACCGGCCGGTCGGCTGGTGCTGGAAGATGTGTTGAGCGATCTGCGCGAGGGCGACGATGGGCGCGGTCAGATCATTCTGCAAACCAGCGGGCTGACCAAGGACAAGCATTATCAGTGGCGCAATACACTGCGCGCCTGGGTGCGGCATCTGGCGGCTCAGCTCGATGGCGAGCCGGTCACGACCCGCCTGCTGACGCCTTCAGGCGATGCGCGTCTGGAACCTGTGCCCGTCGATGAGGCCCGCGAGCGGCTCGAAGCGCTGCTCGTCGTCTGGTGGGAGGGGATGCAGCGACCGCTGCCGGTTGCGCTCAACGCCGGCATGGCCTGGCTCGACAAGGACGGCCCCGAGACCCTGGAGGACGGCACGGCGCCCGAGGAACTCAAGGCCTGGAACGCGGCCCTTCAAGCCTTCGACCTGGATCACACATACAACGCCTATGTCGGTCGCTGTTACGACAGCTTCGAGGCGCTTTGGTCCGGGGGCGAGTTCGCGCGCTGGGCGCATCGGCTCTATGGCGGTCTGCGCAAGACGATCAGCCGTTAG